The Claveliimonas bilis genome window below encodes:
- a CDS encoding FAD-binding oxidoreductase, translated as MSVTIFPMEEQYKEYLIDESKFTGNADSISFPETESEIREVLEHLGKDVKITIQGGKTGITGAAVPEEGHILNLSHMNKVKDGEVHSDGTASVTVEPGITLMDLKKEIDSMFRKTPVFWPPDPTETSATVGGVAAENAEGICRILYGPARDYIEKIRVLYPDGTVQEIGWGEKIVLASGKEMEKMDTVLGKEGITGIITELTLKLLPKPESLWGIAFFFRDTGEAGQFVDSLKEELPSCETAAVAAVEYIDRKTMDLIEERKPSMSKIKELPDIEQEITDMVYLEIQGQEEGIEEIAECLMEKAAECGSDPDEAWAVSGEAEIEKMHAFRHAAAETANLFIEGVRRTNKEITKLGTDMAVADAGFSEILKKSREDIAKSGLSACIFGHAMENHLHINLLPENKEEYEEGIRLLSRWAKETSTHGKVIGEHGIGKLKKKILGDSVPGDYLEVCRELKQQYDSVYRLNPGNIIETEE; from the coding sequence ATGAGCGTCACAATTTTTCCTATGGAGGAACAGTATAAAGAATATCTGATTGACGAGTCCAAATTCACAGGAAACGCCGACAGCATTTCTTTTCCGGAAACGGAAAGCGAGATACGGGAAGTGCTGGAACATTTGGGCAAAGATGTGAAAATTACGATTCAGGGGGGGAAGACCGGAATCACCGGAGCGGCAGTTCCGGAAGAAGGCCATATCCTGAATTTGTCCCACATGAACAAGGTAAAGGATGGAGAGGTACATTCGGATGGCACGGCTTCTGTGACCGTAGAACCTGGGATTACCCTCATGGATCTGAAAAAAGAAATAGACAGCATGTTCCGCAAGACACCGGTATTCTGGCCGCCGGATCCAACAGAGACTTCGGCGACAGTCGGCGGTGTGGCGGCGGAAAATGCAGAAGGAATCTGCAGGATTTTATATGGACCGGCAAGAGACTACATTGAAAAAATCCGTGTCCTTTATCCGGACGGTACTGTTCAGGAGATAGGATGGGGCGAAAAAATCGTGCTGGCATCCGGAAAAGAAATGGAAAAGATGGATACGGTTCTTGGCAAAGAAGGAATTACAGGGATTATTACGGAACTGACTTTAAAACTTCTTCCCAAACCGGAAAGTCTGTGGGGAATTGCATTTTTCTTCCGTGATACCGGAGAAGCCGGGCAGTTTGTGGACAGCCTTAAGGAGGAGCTTCCGTCTTGTGAAACTGCAGCTGTGGCGGCGGTAGAATACATTGATCGTAAGACCATGGACCTGATCGAGGAGAGAAAGCCTTCCATGTCAAAGATCAAGGAACTGCCGGATATTGAACAGGAGATCACAGATATGGTCTATCTGGAGATCCAGGGGCAGGAGGAAGGCATTGAAGAGATTGCGGAATGCCTGATGGAAAAAGCGGCAGAATGCGGAAGCGATCCTGATGAAGCCTGGGCAGTGTCCGGTGAGGCAGAGATCGAGAAAATGCATGCGTTTCGCCATGCGGCGGCCGAGACAGCCAATCTTTTCATTGAAGGGGTCAGACGAACAAATAAAGAGATTACGAAGCTGGGCACGGATATGGCGGTGGCAGACGCCGGTTTTTCGGAAATTCTGAAAAAGAGCAGGGAGGATATCGCGAAAAGCGGTCTTTCAGCCTGTATTTTCGGACATGCCATGGAAAATCATCTGCACATTAATCTTCTTCCGGAAAATAAGGAAGAGTATGAAGAGGGGATCCGTCTTTTGTCCCGGTGGGCAAAGGAGACGAGCACCCATGGTAAAGTGATCGGGGAACATGGAATCGGGAAATTGAAAAAGAAAATATTGGGAGATTCAGTTCCGGGAGATTATCTTGAAGTCTGCCGGGAGCTGAAACAACAATATGACAGTGTATACAGACTGAATCCGGGAAATATCATTGAAACAGAGGAGTAA
- a CDS encoding electron transfer flavoprotein subunit beta/FixA family protein: MKILGCFKVVPDLDLVAEEDWELEGQLHVDTSYVKPIWNCFDESALEMMLKLSDLSGSFNIVFELSALTIGKEKDESFLKTLYALGYAHAVRIMQEEPENFAPESLAGAIAGYLKKYAMQDVVVMGGQSSVGSNMKTPYLLAELLGWPCFTQVTSMEPVDDNCLKITCKTDGGSVIRTVKTPCVLVVGNAENTYLRVPTLKDKMKLGKKPIERLTIEEVNEEIPMESAKLVSLENVERKRDTKWIEGATPQEKAEKLFESYLKERLEKL; this comes from the coding sequence ATGAAAATATTGGGTTGCTTTAAAGTGGTTCCCGATCTGGATCTGGTGGCAGAGGAAGATTGGGAGTTAGAAGGACAGCTCCATGTGGATACTAGCTATGTCAAGCCAATATGGAACTGTTTTGATGAGAGCGCTCTGGAAATGATGTTAAAGCTTTCTGATTTGTCAGGAAGCTTTAACATCGTTTTTGAATTAAGTGCGCTGACAATTGGAAAAGAGAAAGACGAGTCGTTTTTGAAGACGCTTTATGCTCTGGGGTATGCCCATGCAGTGCGTATTATGCAGGAAGAGCCGGAAAATTTTGCCCCTGAAAGTCTTGCGGGAGCGATTGCGGGATATCTCAAAAAATACGCCATGCAGGATGTGGTTGTTATGGGTGGACAAAGTTCAGTAGGGAGCAATATGAAGACGCCATATCTTCTGGCAGAGCTGCTTGGATGGCCTTGTTTTACTCAAGTTACCTCTATGGAGCCGGTAGATGATAACTGTCTTAAGATTACCTGTAAAACAGACGGCGGAAGCGTTATCCGTACGGTAAAAACTCCCTGTGTACTTGTTGTGGGAAATGCAGAGAATACCTATCTTCGTGTACCGACTCTGAAGGATAAAATGAAGCTTGGCAAAAAGCCGATCGAGAGGCTGACTATAGAGGAAGTAAATGAAGAAATTCCGATGGAATCAGCGAAGCTTGTCTCACTGGAAAATGTGGAAAGAAAAAGAGATACAAAATGGATCGAAGGAGCGACTCCCCAGGAGAAGGCGGAGAAGCTTTTTGAATCATATCTGAAGGAAAGGCTGGAAAAACTATGA
- a CDS encoding electron transfer flavoprotein subunit beta/FixA family protein produces the protein MKIAVCMKQVPRTTEGNMDKKTGVLIRAGLEAVVNVYDLAALEAALQIREQSGGEIHVYTMGPAKAEEAIRTAFAMGADEGFLITDSAFAGADVLATSYTLMQAIQKEGGYDLILCGKQTTDGDTAQVSGALAKWLDLVHLNWVTEIHTDGSSDLKVTYLMEGRDIEARTKLPCLLSVEKDSFIPRMPSLKLKISGRKKEIHHLALADFADQDTSHYGLNGSATRVKRIFPPARTKRQELQIMEKEQAVGYIMDIIDGWDWRGQS, from the coding sequence TTGAAGATAGCAGTGTGTATGAAACAGGTTCCCAGGACGACAGAAGGGAACATGGATAAAAAGACAGGTGTGCTGATCCGCGCCGGGCTGGAAGCGGTAGTAAATGTCTATGACCTGGCGGCGTTGGAAGCAGCACTTCAAATACGGGAGCAAAGCGGCGGAGAGATCCATGTTTATACGATGGGTCCTGCTAAAGCGGAGGAGGCCATAAGAACGGCCTTTGCCATGGGAGCAGACGAGGGATTCCTCATCACTGACAGCGCTTTTGCAGGCGCGGATGTCCTGGCAACTTCCTACACGCTGATGCAGGCAATACAAAAAGAGGGCGGTTACGATCTGATCTTATGCGGAAAGCAGACAACAGACGGCGATACGGCGCAGGTCAGCGGAGCCCTTGCGAAATGGTTGGATCTTGTCCATTTAAATTGGGTGACAGAGATCCATACAGATGGAAGCAGCGATCTGAAAGTGACATATCTTATGGAAGGAAGAGACATTGAGGCCAGAACAAAACTGCCATGTCTTTTATCAGTGGAGAAGGACAGCTTTATTCCCAGGATGCCTTCTTTAAAACTGAAGATCAGCGGAAGAAAAAAAGAAATCCATCACCTTGCTCTTGCAGATTTTGCAGATCAGGACACATCCCATTATGGTCTGAACGGATCGGCTACACGAGTGAAGCGGATTTTCCCGCCGGCAAGAACGAAGCGGCAGGAGCTTCAGATCATGGAAAAAGAACAGGCAGTCGGATATATTATGGACATTATAGACGGCTGGGATTGGAGGGGACAGTCATGA
- a CDS encoding electron transfer flavoprotein subunit alpha/FixB family protein produces the protein MRYHLVINGFLSEIQAQMEEMCGFAKGLPDEIEEGEALVILKTGEKILDGIPASEARVLYMETYTPVNALDVLCGWMTSEDLYIFGSDPSDIELAVRCGARKKGSSLAAVGKITVADGGLQASKMVYANHLKAAFLMQTGPYCISLERGMDKAKKDSGDIAVTEEANVGKPDFILEEEFIPEEKEKGLEQAKVVIAAGRGCGSKENVKRLEQTAESLGGVLGVSRPAAMNAWEPMDRLIGVSGAMLAPEICFAVGASGAAAFYAGIEKSKFIVAVNRDERAPIMKQADVAIADDFLPVMKRIEELSENLKRQ, from the coding sequence ATGAGATATCATCTGGTTATCAACGGATTCCTGTCAGAAATACAGGCGCAGATGGAAGAAATGTGCGGCTTTGCAAAAGGGCTTCCCGATGAAATAGAAGAAGGGGAAGCTTTGGTTATATTAAAAACAGGTGAAAAAATATTGGATGGCATACCGGCGTCAGAGGCCAGGGTGCTTTATATGGAAACATATACGCCGGTAAATGCTTTGGATGTTTTGTGCGGGTGGATGACGTCAGAAGATCTGTATATCTTTGGAAGCGATCCATCGGATATTGAATTGGCAGTGCGGTGCGGAGCAAGGAAAAAAGGGAGCTCCCTTGCAGCAGTGGGAAAGATCACAGTCGCTGACGGAGGCCTTCAGGCTTCCAAGATGGTGTATGCCAATCATCTGAAAGCGGCCTTTTTGATGCAGACCGGCCCCTACTGCATTTCTCTTGAGAGAGGAATGGATAAGGCGAAGAAGGATTCAGGAGACATCGCAGTTACAGAAGAAGCGAATGTCGGAAAGCCGGATTTTATCCTGGAAGAAGAATTTATTCCGGAAGAAAAGGAAAAGGGACTGGAGCAGGCAAAGGTTGTGATCGCCGCAGGAAGAGGATGCGGAAGCAAAGAAAATGTAAAAAGGCTGGAACAGACGGCAGAGAGTCTGGGAGGAGTTCTGGGAGTGAGCAGACCGGCTGCCATGAATGCCTGGGAGCCTATGGACAGGCTTATCGGCGTATCCGGAGCCATGCTTGCACCGGAGATCTGTTTTGCGGTAGGGGCATCCGGTGCGGCGGCATTTTATGCAGGCATTGAAAAGAGTAAATTTATTGTTGCTGTAAACCGGGACGAAAGAGCGCCGATCATGAAGCAGGCTGATGTGGCGATCGCGGATGACTTTCTTCCGGTCATGAAACGGATAGAAGAACTTTCAGAAAATTTGAAAAGACAGTAA
- a CDS encoding BCCT family transporter: MGTEEKTVKTVDLKLRKGVFFPPWILLAAMVVVSLTNGDAFLAGLNAVTSWVLDNFAWAFNLTALGSVITVIVIWFSPLGKVRIGGSKARPMMKYMDLVWITLCTIIAAGILFWACAEPMYHLYTPAVAAGVESGSADAAVFAMETMYLEWTITPCAIYVIATLTFAFVYYNMNQSFSLGSALVPAFGVKAKKFGGIVDVICLFSLVAGMAASIGTSVMSIGGGVESVFGIESGPASWLVIAALIMITFIISSVSGIMNGIRILSSLNAKVYFVFLIIIFLFGPTAYMLNVSVESLGAFLKDFVHLNLMNGAVHGDSWAKSWPVFYWCNWLAWTPITGVFLGKILRGYTVRDAIKCNFVIPAAFSMIWIALFSSASLYYEFSGQGLNETMLESGPESVVYSVFSQLPLSVIIAVFYVFIIFISIVTGSDTNTNAMAGLCTHGITPDQEEAPSWLKIVWGVTLGAVTYILIAFAGIDGIKAASNLGGFPNMFLVLIMIFGLLKISVNPKKYDVHKEDYDSNGRPIESPRLPVEEKEEG, encoded by the coding sequence ATGGGAACGGAAGAAAAAACAGTAAAAACAGTTGACTTGAAATTAAGAAAAGGGGTCTTTTTTCCGCCATGGATTTTACTGGCCGCTATGGTCGTAGTCAGCCTGACAAACGGAGACGCATTTCTTGCAGGCCTTAATGCGGTAACAAGCTGGGTTCTGGATAATTTTGCCTGGGCATTTAACCTGACGGCGCTTGGCAGTGTAATTACTGTGATCGTTATCTGGTTTTCTCCTCTTGGCAAGGTAAGGATCGGAGGCAGCAAAGCCAGACCGATGATGAAGTACATGGATCTTGTGTGGATCACCCTGTGTACGATCATTGCAGCCGGAATCCTGTTCTGGGCATGTGCGGAGCCGATGTATCACTTATATACACCGGCAGTAGCGGCAGGTGTGGAATCCGGAAGCGCAGACGCGGCAGTATTTGCCATGGAAACTATGTATCTGGAATGGACGATTACGCCCTGTGCTATTTATGTTATTGCAACACTTACGTTTGCCTTTGTATATTATAATATGAACCAGTCCTTCTCCCTTGGATCGGCATTGGTTCCGGCATTTGGGGTGAAGGCAAAGAAATTCGGCGGCATTGTGGATGTTATCTGTCTTTTTTCACTTGTTGCCGGTATGGCGGCGTCTATCGGGACAAGCGTTATGTCTATTGGCGGCGGAGTGGAAAGCGTTTTCGGGATAGAAAGCGGTCCGGCTTCCTGGCTGGTGATCGCCGCATTGATTATGATCACTTTTATTATTTCCAGTGTATCAGGTATCATGAACGGAATCCGTATCCTGTCATCCCTTAACGCGAAAGTGTACTTTGTATTCCTGATCATCATTTTCCTGTTTGGGCCGACGGCATATATGCTGAATGTATCCGTAGAGTCCCTGGGAGCCTTCCTGAAAGATTTTGTTCATCTGAACCTGATGAACGGAGCGGTACATGGAGACAGCTGGGCAAAGAGCTGGCCGGTATTCTACTGGTGTAACTGGCTTGCATGGACCCCTATCACAGGAGTGTTCCTTGGAAAAATCTTAAGGGGATATACCGTCCGCGACGCGATCAAGTGTAACTTTGTTATTCCGGCTGCGTTCAGCATGATCTGGATAGCGCTGTTTTCCTCCGCTTCCCTTTACTATGAGTTCAGCGGACAGGGATTAAATGAAACCATGCTGGAGAGTGGACCGGAGTCTGTTGTGTACAGCGTATTTTCACAGCTTCCGTTGTCAGTAATTATCGCTGTGTTCTACGTGTTCATCATTTTTATTTCTATTGTAACAGGCTCGGATACCAATACGAATGCCATGGCAGGACTGTGTACGCATGGTATCACTCCGGATCAGGAAGAGGCGCCGTCCTGGCTGAAAATCGTCTGGGGAGTTACTCTTGGAGCGGTAACCTACATCCTGATTGCCTTTGCAGGAATTGATGGTATCAAGGCGGCCTCCAACCTGGGAGGATTTCCTAATATGTTCCTTGTGCTCATCATGATATTCGGGCTTTTGAAGATCAGCGTAAATCCGAAGAAGTATGATGTACATAAGGAAGACTATGACAGCAACGGCAGACCGATCGAATCACCCAGGCTGCCTGTGGAGGAAAAAGAAGAGGGATAG
- a CDS encoding electron transfer flavoprotein subunit alpha/FixB family protein: MMLRKSLKEEQNQWTGILVYVECYKGKVMPVSLELIGEARRLAAKAGGKVYGVAIGEKPEEIREELKDSFLDEAYLWEASDEYLPIAYERIMTECINTIRPSVVLIGGTREGRALAPRIAVEFRTGLTADCTSLEIDDDGNLMQTRPAFGGNIMAEILTKDRRPQLATVRPGVMPKRPGIPGKHTVFYMKKWDGPDETVTIEAVKEQSQDDSIAGQKILVAAGRGVKKKEDLEMLRELAHLLGGELACSRALVEKGWMSPSRQIGLSGSTVSPDYLITCGVSGTVQFMAGMKTAKNIIAINSDPDARIFEIAHYPVCADLYEVVPDLIERLKEGR, translated from the coding sequence ATGATGCTGAGGAAAAGCCTTAAGGAGGAACAGAACCAGTGGACGGGGATTCTCGTCTATGTGGAATGTTATAAGGGAAAAGTAATGCCGGTCAGCCTGGAGCTTATCGGTGAGGCCAGACGACTTGCTGCAAAAGCCGGAGGAAAAGTTTACGGAGTGGCAATTGGGGAGAAGCCGGAAGAAATAAGGGAAGAGCTGAAGGACAGTTTTCTGGATGAGGCTTATCTCTGGGAGGCGTCCGATGAGTATCTTCCGATCGCCTATGAGCGGATCATGACAGAGTGTATCAATACTATTCGCCCATCGGTTGTATTGATCGGGGGAACCAGGGAAGGAAGGGCGCTTGCGCCGCGGATCGCCGTGGAGTTTCGGACAGGGCTCACTGCGGACTGTACTTCTCTTGAAATAGATGACGATGGAAATCTCATGCAGACAAGGCCGGCATTTGGTGGCAATATTATGGCAGAGATCCTTACAAAAGACCGCCGCCCGCAGCTTGCTACAGTGAGACCGGGAGTCATGCCGAAAAGACCGGGAATACCGGGAAAGCATACCGTATTTTATATGAAAAAGTGGGACGGGCCGGATGAGACTGTGACAATAGAGGCAGTAAAAGAACAGAGTCAGGATGATAGTATTGCAGGTCAGAAAATATTGGTAGCGGCAGGGCGAGGAGTAAAAAAGAAAGAAGATCTGGAAATGCTCCGTGAGCTGGCACATCTTCTGGGAGGTGAGCTTGCCTGCAGCAGGGCTCTGGTAGAAAAGGGATGGATGAGCCCCTCCAGACAGATCGGACTTTCGGGAAGCACTGTTTCCCCGGATTATCTCATTACATGCGGTGTGTCGGGAACGGTTCAGTTTATGGCCGGTATGAAAACTGCAAAAAATATCATTGCCATCAATTCGGATCCGGACGCAAGAATCTTTGAAATCGCTCATTATCCGGTGTGTGCCGACCTGTATGAGGTAGTGCCGGATCTGATCGAGCGTTTGAAAGAAGGGAGATGA
- a CDS encoding glycerol-3-phosphate responsive antiterminator, with protein sequence MALTTEEFMELTADCPVIPAAKNDEWLEACLASESKLVYVLYGDICNIADIVKKLKEKDKKVIVHIDLIEGLTSKEICVDFIKKYTMADGIISLKPTMIKRAKDLGIFTIQRFYMMDGRSYTNIVKHVRHTNPEVVEFMPAGLTKLIPYLVHEVDKPVVASGLIQDKEDVMGALKAGAMAVSSTNREVWDC encoded by the coding sequence ATGGCATTGACGACAGAAGAATTTATGGAACTGACAGCAGACTGCCCGGTGATACCGGCGGCAAAGAACGACGAATGGCTGGAGGCATGTCTGGCTTCAGAGAGCAAACTTGTCTATGTACTTTACGGCGATATCTGCAACATTGCAGATATCGTCAAGAAACTGAAAGAAAAAGATAAAAAGGTGATCGTCCACATTGATCTGATCGAAGGGCTGACATCAAAAGAAATCTGTGTGGATTTTATAAAGAAATATACCATGGCAGACGGGATCATCAGCCTGAAGCCCACTATGATCAAGAGAGCCAAAGATCTCGGCATTTTTACGATTCAGCGTTTCTATATGATGGACGGAAGAAGTTATACCAATATTGTCAAGCATGTGCGTCATACGAATCCGGAAGTGGTGGAGTTTATGCCGGCAGGGCTTACCAAGCTGATTCCTTATCTTGTCCATGAAGTGGACAAACCGGTAGTTGCCAGCGGCCTGATCCAGGACAAAGAAGATGTCATGGGAGCGCTGAAGGCAGGGGCTATGGCGGTGTCCAGTACAAATAGAGAAGTATGGGATTGTTAG
- a CDS encoding FAD-binding oxidoreductase, whose protein sequence is MAIISREKIVEGLVEILGKERVITDEQVLKESSLDRYRKYEQVFEVYTQPIPAAVVYVTSTEEVSKVLSFANDNEINIVPRTGHSAIEGGLETALKDSVVVDGSMMNKVLKVDTYNMQVTCQCGVPLQDLDDMLREQGYTTGHSPQSKPLAQIGGLVATRSIGQFSTLYGGIEDMIVGMEAVFPNGKICRIKNVPRRAAGPDIRHIICGNEGALCFITEVTLKLFKWQPENNRYIAYKLDDEQMKLGFDCLREVMVAGYKPSFARLYDAADAQQHFSAWLEEGKAILIWMAEGPENITPAIEAGIRDLMSKHPELEEVDPKLIEKWYGGLNWGPEQIAEEKEEIKATKNIGITTEVSGSWDNIYDIYKTACDRILAEVPDMTLMGGHSSHSYINGTNMYFVYYYNVVDCAPEEEINKYHDRINQIICEQVIKYGGSIVHHHGLGKARAHYVTEEYGSSYYMLKTLKQAFDPNGIMNMGTLIPLRK, encoded by the coding sequence ATGGCTATTATTTCAAGGGAGAAAATTGTAGAGGGATTAGTAGAAATCCTCGGTAAAGAGCGTGTCATTACTGACGAACAGGTATTAAAAGAAAGCAGTCTCGACAGATACAGAAAGTATGAGCAGGTATTCGAAGTATATACACAGCCGATTCCGGCAGCAGTTGTATATGTAACAAGCACAGAGGAAGTTTCCAAAGTTCTTTCATTTGCAAATGACAATGAGATCAACATTGTGCCGAGAACCGGACATTCCGCTATCGAGGGAGGATTAGAGACAGCTCTTAAAGACTCCGTTGTTGTAGATGGTTCTATGATGAATAAAGTACTGAAAGTAGATACATACAACATGCAGGTAACATGCCAGTGTGGTGTTCCGCTTCAGGATCTGGACGATATGCTTCGTGAGCAGGGATACACAACAGGACATTCTCCGCAGTCCAAACCTCTTGCACAGATCGGCGGTCTTGTTGCAACAAGAAGTATCGGACAGTTCTCTACACTTTATGGCGGAATCGAAGATATGATCGTTGGTATGGAAGCTGTGTTCCCGAATGGAAAGATCTGCAGAATCAAAAACGTTCCAAGACGTGCGGCAGGTCCGGATATCAGACATATCATCTGTGGAAACGAAGGAGCTCTTTGCTTTATCACAGAAGTAACACTGAAGCTCTTCAAATGGCAGCCGGAAAACAACAGATACATTGCATACAAGCTGGATGATGAGCAGATGAAGCTTGGATTTGACTGCCTGCGTGAAGTTATGGTAGCAGGTTACAAACCTTCTTTTGCACGTCTGTACGATGCAGCAGATGCACAGCAGCACTTCAGCGCATGGCTGGAAGAAGGAAAAGCAATCCTTATCTGGATGGCAGAAGGACCGGAAAATATTACACCGGCTATTGAAGCGGGTATCCGTGATCTGATGAGCAAACATCCGGAACTGGAAGAAGTAGATCCTAAGCTTATTGAAAAATGGTACGGTGGACTGAACTGGGGACCAGAGCAGATTGCTGAAGAAAAAGAAGAAATCAAAGCAACAAAGAACATTGGTATTACAACAGAGGTTTCCGGAAGCTGGGATAATATCTATGATATTTACAAAACAGCATGTGACAGAATCCTTGCAGAAGTTCCGGATATGACTTTGATGGGAGGACATTCTTCACATAGCTATATCAACGGAACAAATATGTACTTTGTATACTACTACAACGTTGTAGACTGTGCTCCGGAAGAAGAGATCAACAAATATCATGACAGAATCAATCAGATCATCTGCGAGCAGGTTATCAAATACGGCGGATCCATTGTTCATCACCATGGACTTGGAAAAGCAAGAGCTCACTATGTAACTGAAGAATACGGATCATCTTACTATATGCTGAAGACACTGAAGCAGGCATTTGATCCAAATGGTATTATGAACATGGGAACACTGATTCCTTTAAGAAAATAA
- a CDS encoding MFS transporter: protein MDKAFIKKYGTLLLLAAGAGIIFQLPYIRETFYVPIQNAMGLSNAQMGLLSSGYATMATLSYFIGGMIADKFSARKLLTFSFIATGALGLWFSTFPSFAIGRLIFVLMGITSIITYWSACIKATRMLGGEEEQGRLFGLQEGLRGILNAAVVFGMAWVFAQFTDEIAGASAAIKVCAIVDIIIGILNFIFIEDTKREEQSEPVGTVVKEMFKTLLLPRVWVLVAIVFTAYSVYGLVSYATTYAQQFFGMSAATAATLGGVRYLIQGVGGIVAGFAADKLSRGKVVIIGSIGMALSFLFYILIPVQEGLLGLIIFNFFFGLFFIYAVRSQYFAIHDDAGIPLRLSGRVSGIASALGYLPDVFMYTIVGGWMDSYGHTGFNMTWIYAIVMALLCVVFTFILSKVAKDKLPENA from the coding sequence ATGGACAAGGCTTTTATCAAAAAATACGGCACGCTGCTTCTTCTGGCGGCCGGAGCTGGTATCATCTTCCAGCTTCCTTACATTCGTGAAACTTTCTATGTACCGATTCAGAACGCTATGGGACTTAGCAATGCCCAGATGGGTCTTCTGTCTTCGGGATATGCAACAATGGCAACTTTATCTTATTTTATCGGCGGTATGATCGCAGATAAGTTTTCAGCAAGAAAGCTGCTTACATTTTCCTTTATCGCTACCGGAGCTCTGGGACTTTGGTTCTCTACCTTCCCAAGCTTTGCAATCGGACGTCTGATCTTCGTCCTGATGGGAATCACTTCTATTATTACATACTGGTCAGCCTGCATTAAAGCGACTCGTATGCTGGGCGGAGAGGAAGAACAGGGACGTCTGTTCGGTCTTCAGGAAGGACTTAGAGGTATTTTGAATGCCGCCGTTGTATTTGGAATGGCATGGGTATTTGCACAGTTTACAGATGAGATCGCAGGCGCTTCTGCAGCAATCAAAGTGTGCGCTATCGTTGATATCATCATTGGTATTTTAAACTTTATCTTTATCGAAGATACAAAACGTGAAGAACAATCCGAGCCTGTAGGAACAGTTGTAAAAGAAATGTTCAAAACTCTTCTCCTTCCTCGAGTATGGGTGCTGGTTGCTATCGTTTTCACTGCTTACAGCGTATATGGTCTTGTAAGCTACGCTACTACATATGCACAGCAGTTCTTCGGAATGTCTGCTGCAACAGCTGCAACTCTCGGCGGTGTTCGTTACCTGATCCAGGGTGTTGGCGGTATCGTGGCAGGTTTTGCTGCTGATAAACTTTCCCGAGGCAAAGTTGTTATCATCGGATCTATTGGTATGGCTCTTTCCTTCCTGTTCTACATTTTAATCCCGGTTCAGGAAGGACTTCTGGGACTGATCATTTTCAACTTCTTCTTCGGCCTGTTCTTCATCTATGCCGTAAGAAGCCAGTACTTTGCTATCCATGATGATGCCGGTATCCCGCTTCGTTTAAGCGGACGTGTTTCCGGTATCGCATCTGCACTTGGATACCTGCCGGACGTATTCATGTACACAATCGTCGGCGGCTGGATGGACAGCTATGGACATACCGGATTCAACATGACTTGGATCTATGCCATTGTAATGGCACTCCTCTGTGTAGTCTTTACTTTCATTCTTTCTAAAGTTGCAAAGGATAAACTGCCAGAGAATGCTTAA